From Ramlibacter tataouinensis, the proteins below share one genomic window:
- a CDS encoding YajQ family cyclic di-GMP-binding protein, with protein sequence MPSFDTVCEPNMVEVRNAVDNAAKEIATRFDFKGTSAAIELKEKEITVFGDAEFQLVQVEDILTGKLTKRSVDVRFLDKGEVQKIGGDRVKQVVKVRSGIESDQAKKIQRIIKDSKLKVQASIQGDAVRVTGAKRDDLQAAMALIRKEIADVPLSFNNFRD encoded by the coding sequence ATGCCTTCTTTCGATACCGTTTGCGAGCCGAACATGGTGGAGGTGCGCAACGCCGTGGACAACGCCGCGAAGGAGATCGCGACCCGATTTGACTTCAAAGGCACGTCGGCGGCCATCGAGCTGAAGGAAAAAGAGATCACGGTGTTCGGCGACGCGGAATTCCAGCTTGTCCAGGTGGAGGACATCCTCACCGGCAAGCTGACCAAACGCAGCGTGGACGTGCGCTTCCTCGACAAGGGCGAGGTGCAGAAGATCGGCGGCGACCGCGTCAAGCAGGTCGTCAAGGTGCGCAGCGGCATCGAGTCCGACCAGGCCAAGAAGATCCAGCGCATCATCAAGGACAGCAAGCTGAAGGTGCAGGCCTCGATCCAGGGCGACGCGGTGCGCGTCACCGGCGCCAAGCGCGACGACCTGCAGGCCGCGATGGCGCTGATCCGCAAGGAAATCGCCGACGTGCCGCTGTCCTTCAACAATTTCCGCGATTGA
- the murB gene encoding UDP-N-acetylmuramate dehydrogenase yields MIVEQNVPLQAHNSFGIVAKARALVRVRSEGDVLEVLADAAQGAAGKFVLGGGSNIVLTGDVKPLVLKVEIMGRRVLEDGPRGVVIEAGAGENWHEFVTWTLDQGHPGLENLALIPGTVGASPVQNVGAYGVELQDRFDSLDAIDLATGRLFTLEAAQCGFGYRDSVFKHAPPRDGHDGAVPLRGMGLAGRALILRVRFRLPKPWKPVLDYLDLQRKVHETGIASPSARQIYDWVCAVRSHKLPDPRVLGNAGSFFKNPTVTPEQCQDIIAREPKIVHYPMPDGTVKLAAGWLIDACGWKGKSVGNAGVYEKQALVLVNRGGATGGEVVTLARAIQTSVYERFGIRLEPEPVVV; encoded by the coding sequence ATGATCGTGGAGCAAAACGTACCCCTGCAAGCGCACAACAGCTTTGGCATCGTGGCCAAGGCGCGCGCGCTGGTGCGTGTGCGCTCGGAAGGCGACGTGCTCGAAGTGCTGGCTGATGCCGCGCAGGGCGCCGCCGGGAAATTCGTGCTAGGCGGCGGCAGCAACATCGTGCTGACGGGCGACGTGAAGCCGCTGGTGCTCAAGGTCGAGATCATGGGCCGCCGGGTGCTGGAAGACGGCCCCCGGGGCGTGGTGATCGAGGCCGGCGCCGGCGAGAACTGGCATGAGTTCGTGACCTGGACGCTGGACCAGGGCCATCCGGGCCTGGAGAACCTGGCGCTGATCCCGGGCACCGTGGGCGCCTCGCCGGTGCAGAACGTGGGCGCCTACGGCGTGGAGCTGCAGGACCGCTTCGACTCGCTCGATGCCATCGACCTGGCGACCGGACGGCTGTTCACGCTCGAAGCCGCGCAGTGCGGCTTCGGCTACCGCGACTCGGTATTCAAGCACGCGCCGCCCCGTGACGGCCATGACGGCGCGGTGCCGCTGCGCGGCATGGGCCTGGCCGGACGCGCGCTGATCCTGCGCGTGCGCTTTCGCCTGCCCAAGCCTTGGAAACCCGTGCTCGACTACCTCGACCTGCAGCGCAAGGTGCACGAGACGGGCATCGCCTCGCCCTCGGCGCGCCAGATCTACGACTGGGTGTGCGCCGTCCGCAGCCACAAGCTGCCCGACCCGCGCGTGCTCGGCAATGCAGGCAGCTTCTTCAAGAACCCGACGGTCACGCCGGAGCAGTGCCAGGACATCATCGCCCGCGAGCCCAAGATCGTGCACTACCCGATGCCCGACGGCACGGTGAAGCTGGCGGCCGGCTGGCTGATCGATGCCTGCGGCTGGAAGGGCAAATCGGTCGGCAACGCCGGCGTCTACGAGAAACAGGCGCTGGTGCTGGTCAACCGTGGCGGCGCCACCGGCGGCGAGGTGGTGACCCTGGCGCGCGCCATCCAGACCAGCGTCTACGAACGGTTCGGCATCCGGCTCGAGCCGGAACCGGTGGTGGTCTAG
- a CDS encoding TIGR02281 family clan AA aspartic protease produces MPPLARRSTAAALLALACAASQAQVSLQGVLGNKALLIVNGSSPKAVSTGESFQGVKLVSVSGDQAVVEIEGSRRQLRVGDSPVRVGAGMAAAPASGGVIVLHASDGGHFMTEGRINGEAVRFMVDTGATLVALSETLARRIGLDYKRGAVGYASTANGAVPTWHLKLESVRVGDIELRDVEASVVPANMPFVLLGNSFLNRFRMKRDNDLMVLERRY; encoded by the coding sequence ATGCCCCCGCTTGCCCGCCGCAGCACTGCGGCCGCCCTGCTGGCCCTGGCGTGCGCGGCCAGCCAGGCCCAGGTGAGCCTGCAGGGGGTGCTCGGCAACAAGGCGCTGTTGATCGTCAACGGCTCCAGCCCCAAGGCGGTGTCCACCGGTGAGAGCTTCCAGGGCGTGAAGCTGGTGTCGGTGTCGGGCGACCAGGCGGTGGTCGAGATCGAAGGCAGCCGGCGCCAGTTACGCGTCGGCGACTCCCCCGTCCGCGTGGGCGCCGGCATGGCCGCCGCTCCCGCCAGCGGCGGTGTGATCGTGCTGCATGCCAGCGACGGCGGCCACTTCATGACCGAGGGCCGCATCAATGGCGAGGCCGTGCGCTTCATGGTGGACACCGGCGCCACCCTGGTCGCGCTGAGCGAGACCCTGGCGCGCCGCATCGGCCTGGACTACAAGCGCGGCGCCGTCGGCTACGCGAGCACCGCCAACGGCGCGGTGCCGACCTGGCACCTCAAGCTGGAATCCGTGCGCGTGGGCGACATCGAACTGCGGGACGTGGAGGCCTCGGTGGTGCCGGCCAACATGCCCTTCGTGCTGCTGGGCAACAGCTTCCTCAACCGCTTCCGCATGAAGCGCGACAACGACTTGATGGTGCTGGAGCGCCGGTATTAG
- a CDS encoding alpha/beta fold hydrolase gives MKVKLRHLVLALLALLVLAVGAGTAATWAPDVPVEQLKARWAQAPSQFVEVAGLQVHVRDEGPRDDPEPIVLLHGTSASLHTWEGWARELRTNRRVVRFDLPGFALTGPNAQNDYSVDRYVAFVAAMLNQLQLRRVVLAGNSLGGQIAWSFAGTHPERVARLVLVDASGYPPESLKNRPSVPIGFRIANTPGLRWLMQNTLPRGVVDSSVRNVYGDPAKVTPELVDLYVAMTLREGNRKALGRRFEQGYTGRTELLAKIKCPTLILWGGRDRLVPLESGERFARDIADARLVVLDTLGHVPHEEDPAATLREVRPFLSSPGPAPRP, from the coding sequence ATGAAAGTCAAGCTGCGCCACCTGGTCCTCGCCCTCCTGGCCCTGCTCGTGCTGGCCGTGGGCGCGGGCACCGCTGCCACCTGGGCACCCGACGTCCCCGTCGAGCAACTCAAGGCGCGCTGGGCGCAGGCCCCGTCGCAGTTCGTCGAGGTGGCCGGTCTGCAGGTGCATGTGCGTGACGAAGGTCCGCGCGATGACCCCGAGCCCATCGTGCTGCTGCACGGCACGTCCGCCAGCCTGCATACCTGGGAGGGCTGGGCGCGCGAGTTGCGCACGAACCGGCGGGTCGTGCGTTTCGACCTGCCCGGCTTCGCGCTGACCGGCCCCAACGCGCAGAACGACTATTCGGTGGACCGCTACGTCGCCTTCGTGGCAGCCATGCTCAACCAGCTCCAGTTGCGGCGCGTCGTGCTCGCGGGCAACTCACTGGGCGGGCAGATCGCCTGGTCGTTCGCGGGCACCCATCCCGAGCGCGTGGCCAGGCTGGTGCTGGTGGATGCCAGCGGCTACCCGCCCGAGTCTCTGAAGAACCGGCCCTCGGTGCCGATCGGCTTTCGCATCGCGAACACGCCCGGCTTGCGCTGGCTCATGCAAAACACCCTGCCGCGCGGCGTGGTCGATAGCAGCGTGCGCAATGTCTACGGCGACCCGGCCAAGGTCACGCCCGAGCTCGTCGACCTCTACGTCGCGATGACGCTGCGCGAGGGCAATCGCAAGGCGCTGGGCCGGCGCTTCGAGCAGGGCTACACCGGCCGGACCGAACTGCTGGCCAAGATCAAGTGCCCCACCCTCATCCTCTGGGGCGGCCGCGACCGCCTGGTGCCGCTGGAATCCGGCGAACGCTTCGCCCGGGACATCGCCGACGCCCGGCTGGTGGTGCTGGACACGCTGGGCCATGTGCCACACGAAGAGGACCCGGCGGCCACCCTGCGGGAGGTCCGGCCGTTCCTGTCGAGCCCGGGCCCGGCGCCGCGACCCTGA
- a CDS encoding RtcB family protein, with amino-acid sequence MERKYEVTQPAGGVPIKMWTRGVPVEDEAMQQLANAARLPVVFRHIAAMPDVHLGIGATVGSVIPTLKAIIPAAVGVDIGCGMIACKTTLHANDLPGNLAPLRSAIERAVPHGGGPRSRGRDPGAWDEPPDRVDQAWGGLAQEFEALCELHPRLRQTNNRKHLGTLGSGNHFIEVCLDEEGFVWFMLHSGSRGVGNAIGTHFIALAKKDAEQHQRNLPDRDLAYFEEGARYFGDYVRAVGWAQRFAARNREVMMANLIAAVRKAVRKPFDTHVEAVNCHHNYVQQERHFGEDVFVTRKGAVSARRGEMGIIPGSMGARSYIVRGLGNPESFDSCSHGAGRVMSRTQAKKRFTVADQVRATAGVECRKDAAVIDEIPMAYKDIDAVMRAQADLVEVVHTLKQVVCVKG; translated from the coding sequence ATGGAGCGCAAGTACGAGGTGACGCAGCCCGCGGGCGGCGTGCCCATCAAGATGTGGACGCGCGGCGTGCCGGTGGAAGACGAGGCCATGCAGCAGCTGGCCAACGCCGCCCGCCTGCCGGTCGTGTTCAGGCACATCGCGGCGATGCCGGACGTGCACCTGGGCATAGGCGCGACGGTCGGCTCGGTCATCCCCACGCTCAAGGCCATCATCCCGGCCGCGGTGGGCGTGGACATCGGCTGCGGCATGATCGCCTGCAAGACCACGCTGCATGCCAACGACCTGCCCGGCAACCTGGCGCCGCTGCGCTCGGCGATCGAGCGGGCCGTGCCGCACGGCGGCGGTCCGCGCTCGCGCGGCCGCGACCCGGGCGCCTGGGACGAGCCGCCCGACCGAGTCGACCAGGCCTGGGGCGGCCTGGCCCAGGAGTTCGAAGCCTTGTGCGAGCTGCACCCGCGGCTGCGCCAGACGAACAACCGCAAGCACCTAGGCACGCTGGGCTCGGGCAACCACTTCATCGAGGTCTGCCTGGACGAAGAGGGCTTCGTCTGGTTCATGCTGCATTCGGGCTCGCGCGGCGTCGGCAACGCGATCGGCACCCACTTCATCGCGCTGGCGAAGAAGGACGCGGAGCAGCACCAGCGCAACTTGCCGGACCGGGACCTGGCTTACTTCGAGGAAGGGGCGCGCTACTTCGGCGACTACGTGCGCGCCGTGGGCTGGGCCCAGCGCTTCGCCGCGCGCAACCGCGAGGTGATGATGGCCAACCTGATCGCCGCCGTGCGCAAGGCGGTCCGCAAGCCTTTCGACACGCACGTGGAGGCAGTGAACTGCCACCACAACTACGTGCAGCAGGAACGCCACTTCGGCGAGGACGTGTTCGTCACCCGCAAGGGCGCGGTGAGCGCCCGGCGCGGCGAGATGGGGATCATCCCGGGCAGCATGGGCGCGCGCAGCTACATCGTGCGCGGCCTGGGCAACCCCGAGAGCTTCGACAGCTGCAGCCATGGCGCCGGCCGCGTGATGAGCCGCACGCAGGCGAAGAAGCGCTTCACGGTGGCCGACCAGGTCAGGGCCACCGCCGGCGTCGAGTGCCGCAAGGACGCCGCGGTGATCGACGAGATCCCGATGGCCTACAAGGACATCGACGCCGTCATGCGGGCGCAGGCCGACCTGGTGGAAGTGGTGCACACCCTCAAGCAGGTGGTGTGCGTCAAGGGTTGA
- a CDS encoding aldose 1-epimerase — MTDTPGLVELEAGALHAAIAPAVGGSLASLRARLPDGRWLDWLRPAVPRGLADRHPLAMASFPLLPFCGPMRHGRASFEGREIRFPPNHPAEDSPHPLHGIGWQQAWQVADAQRQAARLVLTVPATAAWPWRFSAVQRYQLSEQQLRVSIAVTNEDEAAMPAGIGHHPCFPHIAGTRLRTAAAGMWTTDHEALPVDVEVNEAVRRLREGALLADLHLDNGFTGWEREALVEWAGDEEGPPRSLLIEAAPPLDFFMLHSPRGYDHFCLAPVSQCGDALNLAPRWGADAIGGTRLEPGATLEAHFTLTPRWR; from the coding sequence ATGACCGATACCCCAGGCTTGGTCGAGCTCGAGGCGGGCGCGCTGCATGCGGCGATCGCGCCTGCCGTGGGTGGCTCGCTGGCCAGCTTGCGCGCGCGCCTGCCGGACGGACGCTGGCTCGACTGGCTGCGGCCCGCCGTCCCACGGGGCCTGGCCGATCGCCATCCGCTTGCCATGGCGAGCTTTCCGCTGCTGCCTTTCTGCGGTCCCATGCGCCACGGGCGCGCCAGCTTCGAAGGCCGCGAGATCCGCTTCCCGCCCAACCATCCCGCAGAGGATTCGCCCCACCCGCTGCACGGCATCGGCTGGCAACAGGCGTGGCAGGTCGCCGACGCGCAGCGCCAGGCGGCGCGGCTGGTGCTGACGGTCCCGGCCACGGCGGCCTGGCCCTGGCGCTTTTCAGCCGTCCAGCGCTACCAGTTGAGCGAGCAGCAACTGCGGGTCTCGATCGCGGTGACCAATGAGGACGAGGCCGCGATGCCGGCCGGCATCGGCCACCACCCCTGCTTTCCGCACATCGCCGGCACGCGCCTGCGCACCGCGGCGGCCGGCATGTGGACCACCGACCATGAAGCCCTGCCGGTGGACGTGGAGGTGAACGAGGCCGTGCGCCGGCTGCGCGAAGGCGCACTGCTGGCCGACCTGCACCTGGACAACGGCTTCACCGGCTGGGAACGCGAAGCCCTGGTCGAATGGGCCGGGGACGAAGAGGGGCCGCCGCGCAGCCTGCTCATCGAAGCCGCGCCGCCGCTGGACTTCTTCATGCTTCACAGCCCTCGCGGCTACGACCACTTCTGCCTTGCGCCGGTGAGCCAGTGCGGCGACGCACTGAACCTGGCGCCGCGCTGGGGCGCCGATGCGATCGGCGGCACGCGGCTGGAGCCGGGCGCCACGCTGGAAGCGCACTTCACGCTGACGCCGCGCTGGCGCTAG
- a CDS encoding MFS transporter, translating into MPEQPPPVPPQAAMERPSALAPLRVPVFRMLWLTWLAANTTMWMNDVAAAWLMTSLAPSPLWVALVQSASTLPVFLLGLPSGALADILDRKRYFMITQFWVAAIAIVLCAVVALDWINAPLLLALTFANGVGLAMRWPVFAAIVPELVSRQQLPAALALNGVAMNFSRILGPLVAGALIASAGSAWVFLLNAVLSLAAGFTIMRWRREHKESPLGRERLASAMRVGVQYVWQSGRIRAILLRISLFFLHSTALLALLPLVARALPGGAAGTFTVLLASMGAGAVFAALQMQRLRQFVQPSQLVLGGTIVQACAAVVVAFATSLYLAVPGMLVAGAAWITVANSLTVSTQMALPDWVRARGMSIYQMALMGSTAAGAALWGQVATWTGIHDALLLASVSSITLMTLAHRFVADRGTEEDLTPSSAWKAPQAESPPRQGRIVVNIEYRIDPERVEEFMQLMQESRRSRMSQGALDWQVLRDVYDPGRVIEQITDESWTEHLRRFDRVTATDVQLRDRRLSFHLGDEPPVVTRYLVEK; encoded by the coding sequence ATGCCGGAGCAGCCCCCGCCCGTGCCGCCGCAGGCGGCCATGGAGCGCCCTTCCGCGCTGGCGCCGCTGCGGGTGCCGGTGTTCCGCATGCTGTGGCTCACCTGGCTCGCGGCGAACACGACGATGTGGATGAACGACGTCGCGGCCGCCTGGCTGATGACCTCGCTCGCGCCCTCGCCGCTGTGGGTGGCACTGGTGCAGTCCGCCTCGACACTGCCGGTGTTCCTGCTCGGCCTGCCCAGCGGGGCGCTGGCCGACATCCTGGACCGCAAGCGCTATTTCATGATCACCCAGTTCTGGGTGGCCGCGATCGCCATCGTGCTGTGCGCGGTGGTGGCACTGGACTGGATCAACGCGCCGCTGCTGCTGGCGCTGACCTTCGCCAACGGCGTCGGCCTGGCGATGCGCTGGCCGGTGTTCGCGGCCATCGTGCCGGAGCTGGTGAGCCGGCAGCAGTTGCCGGCGGCGCTGGCCCTCAACGGCGTGGCCATGAACTTCTCGCGCATCCTCGGCCCGCTGGTGGCGGGGGCGCTGATCGCCAGCGCCGGCAGCGCCTGGGTGTTCCTGCTGAACGCGGTGCTGTCGCTGGCGGCGGGCTTCACCATCATGCGCTGGCGCCGCGAGCACAAGGAAAGCCCGCTCGGCCGCGAGCGCCTGGCCAGCGCCATGCGCGTTGGCGTGCAGTACGTCTGGCAATCGGGGCGCATCCGCGCCATCTTGCTGCGCATCTCGCTGTTCTTCCTGCACTCGACGGCGCTGCTGGCGCTGCTGCCGCTGGTCGCCCGCGCCCTGCCGGGCGGCGCGGCCGGCACCTTCACCGTGCTGCTGGCGTCCATGGGCGCCGGCGCGGTGTTTGCCGCATTGCAGATGCAGCGCCTTCGCCAGTTCGTGCAGCCGAGCCAGCTGGTGCTGGGCGGGACCATCGTGCAGGCCTGCGCGGCGGTGGTGGTGGCCTTCGCCACCAGCCTCTACCTCGCGGTGCCGGGGATGTTGGTGGCCGGGGCCGCCTGGATCACAGTGGCCAATTCGCTGACGGTCTCGACGCAGATGGCGCTGCCCGACTGGGTGCGGGCGCGCGGCATGTCGATCTACCAGATGGCCCTGATGGGTTCCACGGCCGCGGGCGCCGCCCTGTGGGGCCAGGTCGCGACCTGGACCGGCATCCACGACGCGCTGCTGTTGGCCTCCGTCTCCAGCATCACCCTGATGACGCTGGCGCACCGCTTCGTGGCGGACCGCGGCACCGAGGAAGACCTCACGCCGTCGAGCGCCTGGAAAGCGCCCCAGGCCGAGTCGCCGCCGCGCCAGGGGCGCATCGTGGTGAACATCGAATACCGGATCGATCCCGAGCGCGTCGAGGAATTCATGCAACTGATGCAGGAGAGCCGCCGCAGCCGCATGAGCCAGGGCGCGCTGGACTGGCAGGTGCTGCGCGATGTCTACGACCCCGGGCGCGTCATCGAGCAGATCACCGACGAATCCTGGACCGAGCACCTGCGCCGCTTCGACCGCGTCACGGCCACCGACGTGCAGTTGCGCGACCGCAGGCTGTCCTTCCACCTTGGCGACGAGCCGCCCGTGGTCACGCGCTACCTGGTCGAGAAGTAA
- a CDS encoding autotransporter assembly complex protein TamA, whose protein sequence is MLCFRRAYAAATVAFALWLAAPALAQESQQEQLPEPTGPSFSIDVRAPKELRALLEQHMELRRYREVPDLDEVELARLIVLAERNVRELLATQGYFEPAVSIRREEGTGGKPVIVVEVEPHRPTQVGEVKIDFEGDIAQTTDRGAVAQREEILKGWRLPSGRRFSQEQWQDAKTQALRQLTQRRYPAGKVSYSLADVDAPSASAALGLRLDSGPVFRYGPTQVSGVSRYDPVIAPRLARLPVGATYDQEDITQAQLRLTGSGYFDSAFIVVDPESDPQAAPVQVSVREAPLNRVVLGLGVSTDSGARASLEHRYNEVPGIRWRAVTKLQLERKSPYAQTEWTAIPDERGWRWGTLVRVERVDDGTLVTDAQRLRVGRTWAGSHIERNVYVQYDRADVAVAEGVSEASIPDTGDGTSLSVNYVWTGRYFDRLPFPTRGYGVGFELGGGYTLTGSKSPFQRTVLRGLVLWPLTSGRIQFRAEAGAVFARDDAEVPSAQLFRTGGDNSVRGYGYRDIGVQNANGVISPGRFMTVGSLEWQRPIRRGGVETNLESAVFVDVGAVSDRPSNLRPEVGAGVGVRYKSPLGPLQVDLAYGFEPKQVRLHFNIGVTF, encoded by the coding sequence ATGCTCTGCTTTCGCCGCGCGTACGCAGCCGCCACCGTGGCGTTCGCGCTGTGGCTGGCGGCGCCCGCGTTGGCGCAGGAGTCGCAGCAGGAACAGCTGCCTGAGCCCACCGGCCCGTCCTTCAGCATCGATGTCCGCGCCCCCAAGGAACTGCGCGCGCTGCTGGAGCAGCACATGGAGCTGCGTCGTTACCGTGAGGTGCCGGACCTGGACGAGGTCGAGCTGGCGCGCCTGATCGTGCTGGCCGAGCGCAACGTGCGCGAACTGCTGGCCACCCAGGGCTACTTCGAGCCGGCCGTGTCGATCCGCCGCGAAGAGGGCACGGGCGGCAAGCCGGTGATCGTGGTGGAGGTGGAGCCGCACCGGCCGACCCAGGTCGGCGAGGTCAAGATCGACTTCGAAGGCGACATTGCGCAGACCACCGACCGCGGCGCCGTGGCACAGCGCGAGGAAATCCTCAAGGGCTGGCGGCTGCCGTCCGGCCGCCGCTTCAGCCAGGAGCAATGGCAGGATGCCAAGACCCAGGCCTTGCGCCAGCTGACCCAGCGGCGCTACCCCGCGGGGAAAGTGAGCTACAGCCTCGCGGACGTGGATGCGCCCTCCGCCAGCGCCGCGCTGGGCCTGCGGCTGGATTCCGGCCCGGTGTTCCGGTACGGACCGACGCAGGTCAGTGGCGTGAGCCGCTATGACCCGGTGATCGCGCCCCGGCTCGCGCGCCTGCCGGTGGGCGCGACCTACGACCAGGAGGACATCACGCAGGCCCAGCTGCGCCTGACCGGCAGCGGCTACTTCGATTCCGCCTTCATCGTCGTCGACCCCGAGAGCGACCCCCAGGCGGCACCGGTGCAGGTGTCGGTGCGCGAGGCGCCGCTGAACCGCGTGGTGCTGGGACTGGGCGTGTCCACCGACAGCGGCGCACGCGCCTCGCTGGAGCATCGCTACAACGAGGTGCCAGGGATCCGATGGCGCGCCGTGACCAAGCTGCAGCTGGAGCGCAAGTCGCCGTACGCGCAGACCGAGTGGACGGCGATTCCGGATGAACGAGGCTGGCGCTGGGGCACCTTGGTGCGTGTGGAGCGAGTGGACGACGGAACCCTGGTCACCGATGCCCAGCGCCTGCGCGTGGGCCGCACCTGGGCCGGCAGCCACATCGAACGCAACGTCTATGTGCAGTACGACCGCGCCGACGTCGCGGTGGCGGAGGGCGTGTCCGAGGCCAGCATCCCGGACACGGGTGACGGCACTTCGCTCAGCGTGAACTACGTGTGGACCGGCCGCTACTTCGACCGCCTGCCCTTTCCCACGCGCGGCTACGGCGTCGGCTTCGAGCTCGGCGGCGGCTACACGCTGACCGGCAGCAAGAGCCCCTTCCAGCGAACCGTGCTCCGCGGCCTGGTCCTGTGGCCGCTGACTTCGGGCCGCATACAGTTTCGCGCCGAGGCCGGTGCGGTGTTTGCCAGGGACGACGCCGAAGTGCCTTCCGCCCAGCTGTTTCGCACCGGGGGCGATAACTCGGTGCGCGGCTACGGCTACCGTGACATCGGCGTGCAGAACGCGAACGGCGTGATCTCGCCCGGCCGCTTCATGACGGTGGGCAGCCTGGAGTGGCAACGGCCGATCCGGCGCGGCGGCGTGGAAACCAACCTGGAGAGCGCCGTCTTCGTCGATGTCGGCGCCGTCAGCGACCGCCCCTCGAACCTGCGCCCCGAGGTCGGCGCCGGCGTCGGGGTGCGCTACAAGAGCCCGCTCGGACCGCTGCAAGTCGACCTGGCGTACGGCTTCGAGCCGAAGCAGGTGCGGCTGCACTTCAACATCGGGGTCACGTTCTGA